One region of Trinickia violacea genomic DNA includes:
- a CDS encoding paraquat-inducible protein A encodes MNEAKLIACHECDLLQWKAPLSESGTARCPRCRTILYRSLPATYDRALALTLATAVLFAVANCFPIVELWVKGAFVETTLFGAVSSLWGDGMWPLAGLVFVTTILMPSLSIAAMVYLLLPLHMGGSPYRAEFVLRALRHVTPWGMVEVLMLAMLVAIVKLEHFATVVPGFGIWAFGAVMVLFAASAVSFNPADVWAHIDGVSNENVVSLVPEKSGTTPTAARAGLFVCHDCGLVSKPLAHAHVGICPRCGAVLHLRKPGSLARTWAFLVAAMVLYIPAVLLPVMVSTTVFGTRSDTLLSGVVLLWNAGSWALAIVVFIASIVVPMLKIVSLAYLAWSTQLRSPSVPQKRTHIYRAVELVGRWSMLDIYVITILVALVQFGPVATIEAGPGAIAFGAVVVLTLFAASSFDPRLIWDALESEGE; translated from the coding sequence ATGAATGAAGCGAAACTTATCGCGTGTCACGAATGTGATTTGCTCCAGTGGAAGGCGCCGCTATCCGAATCGGGTACTGCGCGCTGCCCTCGTTGCCGCACGATCCTCTATCGAAGCCTGCCGGCAACGTACGATCGCGCATTGGCGCTCACATTGGCTACCGCAGTCTTGTTTGCGGTTGCCAACTGTTTTCCGATCGTCGAGCTTTGGGTCAAGGGCGCATTTGTCGAAACGACGCTGTTCGGAGCGGTTTCGTCGCTGTGGGGCGACGGCATGTGGCCGTTGGCAGGTCTTGTCTTCGTGACGACGATCCTGATGCCTTCCCTGAGCATCGCGGCAATGGTCTATCTGCTTTTGCCGTTGCATATGGGCGGTTCGCCTTACCGCGCCGAGTTTGTTCTGCGCGCACTCAGACACGTTACGCCTTGGGGGATGGTCGAAGTGCTCATGCTCGCCATGCTGGTCGCGATCGTCAAACTCGAGCACTTTGCGACCGTCGTTCCGGGTTTCGGGATCTGGGCATTCGGCGCGGTGATGGTTCTGTTTGCCGCTTCGGCTGTTTCGTTCAATCCGGCTGATGTATGGGCACATATCGACGGCGTGTCAAATGAGAACGTCGTGTCGCTCGTACCGGAGAAGAGTGGCACGACGCCGACTGCGGCTCGTGCCGGTCTATTCGTGTGTCACGACTGTGGTCTGGTGTCAAAGCCGCTCGCTCATGCCCATGTGGGGATCTGCCCGCGTTGTGGCGCGGTATTGCACTTGCGCAAGCCCGGAAGTCTTGCACGCACTTGGGCATTTCTGGTGGCCGCAATGGTCCTCTACATTCCAGCCGTCCTACTGCCGGTCATGGTGAGTACTACCGTATTCGGCACTCGATCCGACACGCTCCTGAGCGGTGTCGTATTGCTCTGGAACGCCGGCTCATGGGCGCTTGCCATTGTCGTTTTCATAGCGAGCATCGTGGTGCCCATGCTCAAAATCGTGTCACTCGCGTATCTCGCCTGGAGCACGCAGCTGCGCTCCCCCAGCGTCCCGCAAAAACGAACACATATCTACCGCGCAGTAGAGCTTGTCGGCCGCTGGTCGATGCTCGATATCTACGTCATCACCATTCTGGTCGCGCTCGTCCAGTTCGGTCCGGTGGCGACGATCGAAGCGGGTCCTGGAGCGATCGCCTTCGGGGCGGTGGTCGTGTTGACCCTATTCGCCGCCTCGTCGTTCGATCCGAGGCTGATATGGGACGCACTAGAGTCAGAGGGTGAATAA